The window ACCGGGTCGTAGTGGCTCACGACGCTGATCCAGGTGCCGTCGGCGTTGCGCATCACGTGCAGCTCGACGCCGTCCACGAACACCGCGTAGTCGGCGCCGTGATGGTGGCCTCCGCCGGACGGCCGGCCCTGTATTCGTCGGCCCCGGTAGACCTCGTCGAAGTCGAAGGGCGCGGGGGTGGGCCCGCCGTGGTGGTCCGCGGCGGAGGCCGGTGAAGGA is drawn from Streptomyces liliifuscus and contains these coding sequences:
- the melC1 gene encoding apotyrosinase chaperone MelC1, whose product is MPDPTRRRALRGAAGLAVAAGTFTAASPSPASAADHHGGPTPAPFDFDEVYRGRRIQGRPSGGGHHHGADYAVFVDGVELHVMRNADGTWISVVSHYDPVPNPRAAARAAVQELQGAPLVPFN